In Oncorhynchus kisutch isolate 150728-3 linkage group LG5, Okis_V2, whole genome shotgun sequence, a genomic segment contains:
- the LOC109891317 gene encoding differentially expressed in FDCP 6 homolog isoform X2, giving the protein MELRAELLKSIWYAFTSLDVEKSGKVSKSQLKVLSHNLYTALNIPHDPVALEVHFRDDDDGPVSNQGYMPYLNKFILDKVVEGTFDKENVDVFCWTLCAKKNYRPKDGMGVLLDKDAFHLWCIFNFLSEDKYPLVLAPEEVEYLLKKICLAMSVELSCVDMEDFISQEPVQLSGITVWAFLDFVNTGRLTRGVENDSVTMAIDKVYQEIVGNIIKEGYLWKKGHLRRNWNERWFSLRPSTLHYYVSEDRKECKGCIELDHNCCVEVLPEKEGKRCMFCVKTLTKTYEMSAPDTKQRQEWTTAIQTAIRLCVEGKNSLHKDLKLRRRELREERERRRTTKEEELQRLCLLQGEKESKLAELELLQEAQRHSQAALLQEEQKRRQKHEELQRTLQDQLQQAEEERDNMQAEMALKDAETDRQRKRIRELEEMQLRLEEALHQEIRARQNEEAYRLVQASLLVEEEEKMKVLLALQEEQEQYILKTQREKQELRQEMVAKSQALEEAQHQLEKVRANRHRMDHDIATAQRKLRQASTSVKHWNVQMNRLMHPIGPGERRLSLGGSGDPVVRGPSLRDSSLRLYHQRSEGDREKERERDNEQENIEEKECEESMSIIGREERRLSQASNGDMDCA; this is encoded by the exons ATGGAGTTGCGAGCTGAACTGCTGAAGTCCATCTGGTATGCTTTCACCTCTCTGGACGTGGAGAAGAGTGGGAAGGTGTCCAAGTCCCAGCTAAAG GTGTTGTCTCATAACCTGTACACTGCGCTGAACATCCCCCACGACCCTGTGGCTCTAGAGGTCCACTTcagagatgatgatgatgggccGGTGTCCAACCAGGGGTACATGCCCTATCTCAACAAATTTATACTGGACaag GTGGTTGAGGGCACATTTGATAAGGAGAATGTAGATGTGTTCTGCTGGACTCTCTGTGCCAAAAAGAACTACCGGCCTAAAGATGGCATGGGTGTTCTGCTTGATAAAGACGCCTTCCATCTCTGGTGCATCTTCAACTTCCTGTCTGAAGACAAGTATCCACTGGTCCTGGCCCCAGAGGAG GTGGAATACCTCCTGAAGAAGATCTGCTTAGCCATGAGTGTGGAGCTTAGCTGTGTGGACATGGAGGATTTCATATCCCAGGAGCCTGTGCAGCTGAGCGGCATCACAGTGTGGGCCTTCCTGGACTTTGTCAACACCGGGAGGCTGACCAGAGGCGTGGAGAATGACTCTGTCACCATGGCGATAGACAAGGTCTACCAGGAGATAGTGGGCAATATCATAAAAGAG GGGTATCTGTGGAAGAAGGGTCACTTGCGGAGGAACTGGAACGAGCGCTGGTTCTCTCTCCGGCCCAGTACTCTGCATTACTACGTCAGTGAGGACCGCAAGGAGTGTAAAGGCTGTATCGAGCTGGACCACAACTGTTGTGTGGAG GTGCTACCAGAGAAGGAGGGGAAGAGGTGTATGTTCTGTGTGAAGACGCTAACTAAGACCTACGAGATGAGCGCCCCCGACACCAAGCAGAGACAGGAGTGGACCACAG CGATCCAGACAGCGATCCGTCTGTGTGTAGAGGGGAAGAACTCCCTGCATAAGGACCTGAAGCTGCGACGCAGAGAgctaagggaggagagggagaggaggcgcACCACCAAGGAGGAGGAGCTACAACGTCTGTGCCTCCTccagggggagaaggagagcaaGCTGGCCGAGCTGGAGCTCCtacag GAGGCGCAGAGGCACTCTCAGGCAGCACTGCTGCaggaggaacagaagaggagacAGAAACATGAGGAGCTGCAGAGAACCCTGCAGGACCAGCTACAGCAGGCTGAAGAG GAGCGGGACAACATGCAGGCGGAGATGGCCCTGAAGGATGCGGAGACGGACCGCCAGAGGAAGAGGATCAGGGAGCTGGAGGAGATGCAGCTTCGCCTGGAGGAGGCCCTGCACCAGGAGATTAGAGCTAGACAGAATGAGGAGGCCTACCGCCTCGTACAggccag tctgctggtggaggaggaggagaagatgaagGTCCTGCTGGCCCTCCAAGAGGAACAGGAGCAGTACATCCTGAAGacccagagagagaagcaggagcTCAGGCAGGAGATGGTAGCCAAGTCCCAGGCTTTAGAGGAGGCCCAACACCAGCTGGAGAAGGTTCGGGCCAACCGGCACAGAATGGACCATGACATTGCA ACTGCTCAGAGGAAGCTGCGGCAGGCCAGCACTAGTGTCAAACACTGGAATGTCCAGATGAACAGACTGATGCATCCTATTGGACCGGGAG aGAGAAGACTCTCACTTGGAGGCTCAGGGGATCCGGTTGTGCGTGGGCCCTCCTTACGAGACTCAAGCCTACGCCTGTACCATCAGAGGAGCgagggagatagggagaaggagagggagagagataatgagcaggagaacatagaggagaaggagtgtgagGAGAGTATGAGCAtcatagggagagaggagaggcgtcTGTCTCAAGCCTCCAATGGGGACATGGACTGTGCCTGA
- the LOC109891317 gene encoding differentially expressed in FDCP 6 homolog isoform X1 has translation MELRAELLKSIWYAFTSLDVEKSGKVSKSQLKVLSHNLYTALNIPHDPVALEVHFRDDDDGPVSNQGYMPYLNKFILDKVVEGTFDKENVDVFCWTLCAKKNYRPKDGMGVLLDKDAFHLWCIFNFLSEDKYPLVLAPEEVEYLLKKICLAMSVELSCVDMEDFISQEPVQLSGITVWAFLDFVNTGRLTRGVENDSVTMAIDKVYQEIVGNIIKEGYLWKKGHLRRNWNERWFSLRPSTLHYYVSEDRKECKGCIELDHNCCVEVLPEKEGKRCMFCVKTLTKTYEMSAPDTKQRQEWTTAIQTAIRLCVEGKNSLHKDLKLRRRELREERERRRTTKEEELQRLCLLQGEKESKLAELELLQEAQRHSQAALLQEEQKRRQKHEELQRTLQDQLQQAEECVFVVGQERDNMQAEMALKDAETDRQRKRIRELEEMQLRLEEALHQEIRARQNEEAYRLVQASLLVEEEEKMKVLLALQEEQEQYILKTQREKQELRQEMVAKSQALEEAQHQLEKVRANRHRMDHDIATAQRKLRQASTSVKHWNVQMNRLMHPIGPGERRLSLGGSGDPVVRGPSLRDSSLRLYHQRSEGDREKERERDNEQENIEEKECEESMSIIGREERRLSQASNGDMDCA, from the exons ATGGAGTTGCGAGCTGAACTGCTGAAGTCCATCTGGTATGCTTTCACCTCTCTGGACGTGGAGAAGAGTGGGAAGGTGTCCAAGTCCCAGCTAAAG GTGTTGTCTCATAACCTGTACACTGCGCTGAACATCCCCCACGACCCTGTGGCTCTAGAGGTCCACTTcagagatgatgatgatgggccGGTGTCCAACCAGGGGTACATGCCCTATCTCAACAAATTTATACTGGACaag GTGGTTGAGGGCACATTTGATAAGGAGAATGTAGATGTGTTCTGCTGGACTCTCTGTGCCAAAAAGAACTACCGGCCTAAAGATGGCATGGGTGTTCTGCTTGATAAAGACGCCTTCCATCTCTGGTGCATCTTCAACTTCCTGTCTGAAGACAAGTATCCACTGGTCCTGGCCCCAGAGGAG GTGGAATACCTCCTGAAGAAGATCTGCTTAGCCATGAGTGTGGAGCTTAGCTGTGTGGACATGGAGGATTTCATATCCCAGGAGCCTGTGCAGCTGAGCGGCATCACAGTGTGGGCCTTCCTGGACTTTGTCAACACCGGGAGGCTGACCAGAGGCGTGGAGAATGACTCTGTCACCATGGCGATAGACAAGGTCTACCAGGAGATAGTGGGCAATATCATAAAAGAG GGGTATCTGTGGAAGAAGGGTCACTTGCGGAGGAACTGGAACGAGCGCTGGTTCTCTCTCCGGCCCAGTACTCTGCATTACTACGTCAGTGAGGACCGCAAGGAGTGTAAAGGCTGTATCGAGCTGGACCACAACTGTTGTGTGGAG GTGCTACCAGAGAAGGAGGGGAAGAGGTGTATGTTCTGTGTGAAGACGCTAACTAAGACCTACGAGATGAGCGCCCCCGACACCAAGCAGAGACAGGAGTGGACCACAG CGATCCAGACAGCGATCCGTCTGTGTGTAGAGGGGAAGAACTCCCTGCATAAGGACCTGAAGCTGCGACGCAGAGAgctaagggaggagagggagaggaggcgcACCACCAAGGAGGAGGAGCTACAACGTCTGTGCCTCCTccagggggagaaggagagcaaGCTGGCCGAGCTGGAGCTCCtacag GAGGCGCAGAGGCACTCTCAGGCAGCACTGCTGCaggaggaacagaagaggagacAGAAACATGAGGAGCTGCAGAGAACCCTGCAGGACCAGCTACAGCAGGCTGAAGAG tgtgtgtttgtcgTGGGCCAGGAGCGGGACAACATGCAGGCGGAGATGGCCCTGAAGGATGCGGAGACGGACCGCCAGAGGAAGAGGATCAGGGAGCTGGAGGAGATGCAGCTTCGCCTGGAGGAGGCCCTGCACCAGGAGATTAGAGCTAGACAGAATGAGGAGGCCTACCGCCTCGTACAggccag tctgctggtggaggaggaggagaagatgaagGTCCTGCTGGCCCTCCAAGAGGAACAGGAGCAGTACATCCTGAAGacccagagagagaagcaggagcTCAGGCAGGAGATGGTAGCCAAGTCCCAGGCTTTAGAGGAGGCCCAACACCAGCTGGAGAAGGTTCGGGCCAACCGGCACAGAATGGACCATGACATTGCA ACTGCTCAGAGGAAGCTGCGGCAGGCCAGCACTAGTGTCAAACACTGGAATGTCCAGATGAACAGACTGATGCATCCTATTGGACCGGGAG aGAGAAGACTCTCACTTGGAGGCTCAGGGGATCCGGTTGTGCGTGGGCCCTCCTTACGAGACTCAAGCCTACGCCTGTACCATCAGAGGAGCgagggagatagggagaaggagagggagagagataatgagcaggagaacatagaggagaaggagtgtgagGAGAGTATGAGCAtcatagggagagaggagaggcgtcTGTCTCAAGCCTCCAATGGGGACATGGACTGTGCCTGA
- the LOC109891317 gene encoding differentially expressed in FDCP 6 homolog isoform X3 has product MELRAELLKSIWYAFTSLDVEKSGKVSKSQLKVLSHNLYTALNIPHDPVALEVHFRDDDDGPVSNQGYMPYLNKFILDKVVEGTFDKENVDVFCWTLCAKKNYRPKDGMGVLLDKDAFHLWCIFNFLSEDKYPLVLAPEEVEYLLKKICLAMSVELSCVDMEDFISQEPVQLSGITVWAFLDFVNTGRLTRGVENDSVTMAIDKVYQEIVGNIIKEGYLWKKGHLRRNWNERWFSLRPSTLHYYVSEDRKECKGCIELDHNCCVEVLPEKEGKRCMFCVKTLTKTYEMSAPDTKQRQEWTTAIQTAIRLCVEGKNSLHKDLKLRRRELREERERRRTTKEEELQRLCLLQGEKESKLAELELLQEAQRHSQAALLQEEQKRRQKHEELQRTLQDQLQQAEECVFVVGQERDNMQAEMALKDAETDRQRKRIRELEEMQLRLEEALHQEIRARQNEEAYRLVQASLLVEEEEKMKVLLALQEEQEQYILKTQREKQELRQEMVAKSQALEEAQHQLEKVRANRHRMDHDIATAQRKLRQASTSVKHWNVQMNRLMHPIGPGGELSCEGSIMREDSHLEAQGIRLCVGPPYETQAYACTIRGAREIGRRRGREIMSRRT; this is encoded by the exons ATGGAGTTGCGAGCTGAACTGCTGAAGTCCATCTGGTATGCTTTCACCTCTCTGGACGTGGAGAAGAGTGGGAAGGTGTCCAAGTCCCAGCTAAAG GTGTTGTCTCATAACCTGTACACTGCGCTGAACATCCCCCACGACCCTGTGGCTCTAGAGGTCCACTTcagagatgatgatgatgggccGGTGTCCAACCAGGGGTACATGCCCTATCTCAACAAATTTATACTGGACaag GTGGTTGAGGGCACATTTGATAAGGAGAATGTAGATGTGTTCTGCTGGACTCTCTGTGCCAAAAAGAACTACCGGCCTAAAGATGGCATGGGTGTTCTGCTTGATAAAGACGCCTTCCATCTCTGGTGCATCTTCAACTTCCTGTCTGAAGACAAGTATCCACTGGTCCTGGCCCCAGAGGAG GTGGAATACCTCCTGAAGAAGATCTGCTTAGCCATGAGTGTGGAGCTTAGCTGTGTGGACATGGAGGATTTCATATCCCAGGAGCCTGTGCAGCTGAGCGGCATCACAGTGTGGGCCTTCCTGGACTTTGTCAACACCGGGAGGCTGACCAGAGGCGTGGAGAATGACTCTGTCACCATGGCGATAGACAAGGTCTACCAGGAGATAGTGGGCAATATCATAAAAGAG GGGTATCTGTGGAAGAAGGGTCACTTGCGGAGGAACTGGAACGAGCGCTGGTTCTCTCTCCGGCCCAGTACTCTGCATTACTACGTCAGTGAGGACCGCAAGGAGTGTAAAGGCTGTATCGAGCTGGACCACAACTGTTGTGTGGAG GTGCTACCAGAGAAGGAGGGGAAGAGGTGTATGTTCTGTGTGAAGACGCTAACTAAGACCTACGAGATGAGCGCCCCCGACACCAAGCAGAGACAGGAGTGGACCACAG CGATCCAGACAGCGATCCGTCTGTGTGTAGAGGGGAAGAACTCCCTGCATAAGGACCTGAAGCTGCGACGCAGAGAgctaagggaggagagggagaggaggcgcACCACCAAGGAGGAGGAGCTACAACGTCTGTGCCTCCTccagggggagaaggagagcaaGCTGGCCGAGCTGGAGCTCCtacag GAGGCGCAGAGGCACTCTCAGGCAGCACTGCTGCaggaggaacagaagaggagacAGAAACATGAGGAGCTGCAGAGAACCCTGCAGGACCAGCTACAGCAGGCTGAAGAG tgtgtgtttgtcgTGGGCCAGGAGCGGGACAACATGCAGGCGGAGATGGCCCTGAAGGATGCGGAGACGGACCGCCAGAGGAAGAGGATCAGGGAGCTGGAGGAGATGCAGCTTCGCCTGGAGGAGGCCCTGCACCAGGAGATTAGAGCTAGACAGAATGAGGAGGCCTACCGCCTCGTACAggccag tctgctggtggaggaggaggagaagatgaagGTCCTGCTGGCCCTCCAAGAGGAACAGGAGCAGTACATCCTGAAGacccagagagagaagcaggagcTCAGGCAGGAGATGGTAGCCAAGTCCCAGGCTTTAGAGGAGGCCCAACACCAGCTGGAGAAGGTTCGGGCCAACCGGCACAGAATGGACCATGACATTGCA ACTGCTCAGAGGAAGCTGCGGCAGGCCAGCACTAGTGTCAAACACTGGAATGTCCAGATGAACAGACTGATGCATCCTATTGGACCGGGAGGTGAGCTGAGTTGTGAGGGAAGTATTATG aGAGAAGACTCTCACTTGGAGGCTCAGGGGATCCGGTTGTGCGTGGGCCCTCCTTACGAGACTCAAGCCTACGCCTGTACCATCAGAGGAGCgagggagatagggagaaggagagggagagagataatgagcaggagaacatag
- the LOC109891317 gene encoding differentially expressed in FDCP 6 homolog isoform X4, whose amino-acid sequence MELRAELLKSIWYAFTSLDVEKSGKVSKSQLKVLSHNLYTALNIPHDPVALEVHFRDDDDGPVSNQGYMPYLNKFILDKVVEGTFDKENVDVFCWTLCAKKNYRPKDGMGVLLDKDAFHLWCIFNFLSEDKYPLVLAPEEVEYLLKKICLAMSVELSCVDMEDFISQEPVQLSGITVWAFLDFVNTGRLTRGVENDSVTMAIDKVYQEIVGNIIKEGYLWKKGHLRRNWNERWFSLRPSTLHYYVSEDRKECKGCIELDHNCCVEVLPEKEGKRCMFCVKTLTKTYEMSAPDTKQRQEWTTAIQTAIRLCVEGKNSLHKDLKLRRRELREERERRRTTKEEELQRLCLLQGEKESKLAELELLQEAQRHSQAALLQEEQKRRQKHEELQRTLQDQLQQAEEERDNMQAEMALKDAETDRQRKRIRELEEMQLRLEEALHQEIRARQNEEAYRLVQASLLVEEEEKMKVLLALQEEQEQYILKTQREKQELRQEMVAKSQALEEAQHQLEKVRANRHRMDHDIATAQRKLRQASTSVKHWNVQMNRLMHPIGPGGELSCEGSIMREDSHLEAQGIRLCVGPPYETQAYACTIRGAREIGRRRGREIMSRRT is encoded by the exons ATGGAGTTGCGAGCTGAACTGCTGAAGTCCATCTGGTATGCTTTCACCTCTCTGGACGTGGAGAAGAGTGGGAAGGTGTCCAAGTCCCAGCTAAAG GTGTTGTCTCATAACCTGTACACTGCGCTGAACATCCCCCACGACCCTGTGGCTCTAGAGGTCCACTTcagagatgatgatgatgggccGGTGTCCAACCAGGGGTACATGCCCTATCTCAACAAATTTATACTGGACaag GTGGTTGAGGGCACATTTGATAAGGAGAATGTAGATGTGTTCTGCTGGACTCTCTGTGCCAAAAAGAACTACCGGCCTAAAGATGGCATGGGTGTTCTGCTTGATAAAGACGCCTTCCATCTCTGGTGCATCTTCAACTTCCTGTCTGAAGACAAGTATCCACTGGTCCTGGCCCCAGAGGAG GTGGAATACCTCCTGAAGAAGATCTGCTTAGCCATGAGTGTGGAGCTTAGCTGTGTGGACATGGAGGATTTCATATCCCAGGAGCCTGTGCAGCTGAGCGGCATCACAGTGTGGGCCTTCCTGGACTTTGTCAACACCGGGAGGCTGACCAGAGGCGTGGAGAATGACTCTGTCACCATGGCGATAGACAAGGTCTACCAGGAGATAGTGGGCAATATCATAAAAGAG GGGTATCTGTGGAAGAAGGGTCACTTGCGGAGGAACTGGAACGAGCGCTGGTTCTCTCTCCGGCCCAGTACTCTGCATTACTACGTCAGTGAGGACCGCAAGGAGTGTAAAGGCTGTATCGAGCTGGACCACAACTGTTGTGTGGAG GTGCTACCAGAGAAGGAGGGGAAGAGGTGTATGTTCTGTGTGAAGACGCTAACTAAGACCTACGAGATGAGCGCCCCCGACACCAAGCAGAGACAGGAGTGGACCACAG CGATCCAGACAGCGATCCGTCTGTGTGTAGAGGGGAAGAACTCCCTGCATAAGGACCTGAAGCTGCGACGCAGAGAgctaagggaggagagggagaggaggcgcACCACCAAGGAGGAGGAGCTACAACGTCTGTGCCTCCTccagggggagaaggagagcaaGCTGGCCGAGCTGGAGCTCCtacag GAGGCGCAGAGGCACTCTCAGGCAGCACTGCTGCaggaggaacagaagaggagacAGAAACATGAGGAGCTGCAGAGAACCCTGCAGGACCAGCTACAGCAGGCTGAAGAG GAGCGGGACAACATGCAGGCGGAGATGGCCCTGAAGGATGCGGAGACGGACCGCCAGAGGAAGAGGATCAGGGAGCTGGAGGAGATGCAGCTTCGCCTGGAGGAGGCCCTGCACCAGGAGATTAGAGCTAGACAGAATGAGGAGGCCTACCGCCTCGTACAggccag tctgctggtggaggaggaggagaagatgaagGTCCTGCTGGCCCTCCAAGAGGAACAGGAGCAGTACATCCTGAAGacccagagagagaagcaggagcTCAGGCAGGAGATGGTAGCCAAGTCCCAGGCTTTAGAGGAGGCCCAACACCAGCTGGAGAAGGTTCGGGCCAACCGGCACAGAATGGACCATGACATTGCA ACTGCTCAGAGGAAGCTGCGGCAGGCCAGCACTAGTGTCAAACACTGGAATGTCCAGATGAACAGACTGATGCATCCTATTGGACCGGGAGGTGAGCTGAGTTGTGAGGGAAGTATTATG aGAGAAGACTCTCACTTGGAGGCTCAGGGGATCCGGTTGTGCGTGGGCCCTCCTTACGAGACTCAAGCCTACGCCTGTACCATCAGAGGAGCgagggagatagggagaaggagagggagagagataatgagcaggagaacatag
- the LOC109891317 gene encoding differentially expressed in FDCP 6 homolog isoform X5 — protein sequence MPYLNKFILDKVVEGTFDKENVDVFCWTLCAKKNYRPKDGMGVLLDKDAFHLWCIFNFLSEDKYPLVLAPEEVEYLLKKICLAMSVELSCVDMEDFISQEPVQLSGITVWAFLDFVNTGRLTRGVENDSVTMAIDKVYQEIVGNIIKEGYLWKKGHLRRNWNERWFSLRPSTLHYYVSEDRKECKGCIELDHNCCVEVLPEKEGKRCMFCVKTLTKTYEMSAPDTKQRQEWTTAIQTAIRLCVEGKNSLHKDLKLRRRELREERERRRTTKEEELQRLCLLQGEKESKLAELELLQEAQRHSQAALLQEEQKRRQKHEELQRTLQDQLQQAEECVFVVGQERDNMQAEMALKDAETDRQRKRIRELEEMQLRLEEALHQEIRARQNEEAYRLVQASLLVEEEEKMKVLLALQEEQEQYILKTQREKQELRQEMVAKSQALEEAQHQLEKVRANRHRMDHDIATAQRKLRQASTSVKHWNVQMNRLMHPIGPGERRLSLGGSGDPVVRGPSLRDSSLRLYHQRSEGDREKERERDNEQENIEEKECEESMSIIGREERRLSQASNGDMDCA from the exons ATGCCCTATCTCAACAAATTTATACTGGACaag GTGGTTGAGGGCACATTTGATAAGGAGAATGTAGATGTGTTCTGCTGGACTCTCTGTGCCAAAAAGAACTACCGGCCTAAAGATGGCATGGGTGTTCTGCTTGATAAAGACGCCTTCCATCTCTGGTGCATCTTCAACTTCCTGTCTGAAGACAAGTATCCACTGGTCCTGGCCCCAGAGGAG GTGGAATACCTCCTGAAGAAGATCTGCTTAGCCATGAGTGTGGAGCTTAGCTGTGTGGACATGGAGGATTTCATATCCCAGGAGCCTGTGCAGCTGAGCGGCATCACAGTGTGGGCCTTCCTGGACTTTGTCAACACCGGGAGGCTGACCAGAGGCGTGGAGAATGACTCTGTCACCATGGCGATAGACAAGGTCTACCAGGAGATAGTGGGCAATATCATAAAAGAG GGGTATCTGTGGAAGAAGGGTCACTTGCGGAGGAACTGGAACGAGCGCTGGTTCTCTCTCCGGCCCAGTACTCTGCATTACTACGTCAGTGAGGACCGCAAGGAGTGTAAAGGCTGTATCGAGCTGGACCACAACTGTTGTGTGGAG GTGCTACCAGAGAAGGAGGGGAAGAGGTGTATGTTCTGTGTGAAGACGCTAACTAAGACCTACGAGATGAGCGCCCCCGACACCAAGCAGAGACAGGAGTGGACCACAG CGATCCAGACAGCGATCCGTCTGTGTGTAGAGGGGAAGAACTCCCTGCATAAGGACCTGAAGCTGCGACGCAGAGAgctaagggaggagagggagaggaggcgcACCACCAAGGAGGAGGAGCTACAACGTCTGTGCCTCCTccagggggagaaggagagcaaGCTGGCCGAGCTGGAGCTCCtacag GAGGCGCAGAGGCACTCTCAGGCAGCACTGCTGCaggaggaacagaagaggagacAGAAACATGAGGAGCTGCAGAGAACCCTGCAGGACCAGCTACAGCAGGCTGAAGAG tgtgtgtttgtcgTGGGCCAGGAGCGGGACAACATGCAGGCGGAGATGGCCCTGAAGGATGCGGAGACGGACCGCCAGAGGAAGAGGATCAGGGAGCTGGAGGAGATGCAGCTTCGCCTGGAGGAGGCCCTGCACCAGGAGATTAGAGCTAGACAGAATGAGGAGGCCTACCGCCTCGTACAggccag tctgctggtggaggaggaggagaagatgaagGTCCTGCTGGCCCTCCAAGAGGAACAGGAGCAGTACATCCTGAAGacccagagagagaagcaggagcTCAGGCAGGAGATGGTAGCCAAGTCCCAGGCTTTAGAGGAGGCCCAACACCAGCTGGAGAAGGTTCGGGCCAACCGGCACAGAATGGACCATGACATTGCA ACTGCTCAGAGGAAGCTGCGGCAGGCCAGCACTAGTGTCAAACACTGGAATGTCCAGATGAACAGACTGATGCATCCTATTGGACCGGGAG aGAGAAGACTCTCACTTGGAGGCTCAGGGGATCCGGTTGTGCGTGGGCCCTCCTTACGAGACTCAAGCCTACGCCTGTACCATCAGAGGAGCgagggagatagggagaaggagagggagagagataatgagcaggagaacatagaggagaaggagtgtgagGAGAGTATGAGCAtcatagggagagaggagaggcgtcTGTCTCAAGCCTCCAATGGGGACATGGACTGTGCCTGA